In the genome of Mesosutterella faecium, the window TGCGGCCGCGAGGGCCCTGACGAGCATCTGGCCCATCCGGCCGCAGATGCCTGAAACGGCTACCTTAATCATTTGGATTCCTTTACGGGCTCGGAGGGCTGCCCGGCAGTGCCCTTGGCCTTGTCAGCCGGGGCCGGGGCGGAGGCGGCCTCCTGTTTTTTCTGCTTGTTCTTCTCAAGGGCATCCTTGTCGTTGAGAATCAGCAGGTCTGCCGTCGTTTCGTCCGGCATTTGATCTGCAGTCCACCTGGAGACGCGGCCGTCGTTGCCGAAGTACACCGTGAGCTTGCGGATCTCGGTGTCGCCGCTGCGGCGGTTCAGATAGTAAACGTAATCCCAGCGGTCTTTATGGAACACGTCCTGGAGCAGCGGCCGGCCCAGGAGAAATTGCACCTGCTCGGGAGACATGCCTTTTTCCAGCTGCCCGATCATCTCCGAGGTGACGAGGTTGCCCTGATGGACGTCCGGGCGGTAGGGATGTAGGAAAGTCGGGGTCCACGCGACGGCGGAATCCCAGGCTCTGGACATGGTCTGGCAGCCTGCCAGCAGTGAGCAGGCAGATGCAATAACGGTAGCTGCGAGCAGCTTATGCGGGAGTGCCATATGTATCCGACGAGAAAGATGCCTAAGTGATCTGTTTATAAAACTTCACGTATCATAAGACAAAAGAGAAAACTTCCGCAGAGACTTTGCATATGAGTGAAAGCGATAAGCGGCATGATCAGCTGGCAGAGCTGAAGCAGGCGGGCCTGAAGGCAACCGGCCCGAGAATGAAGATACTTGAAATTTTCCAGCGCGAGTCCCAGAAGGGAAGCCGCCATATGTCGGCCGATGACATTTATAAGGAGCTGCTTGCTGAAAATATGGATATCGGCCTTGCCACGGTATACCGCGTGCTCACCCAGTTTGAAGCTGCGGGGCTGCTGACGAGGCATCATTTTGGGGAAGATTTCGCGACGTTCGAACTCG includes:
- a CDS encoding outer membrane protein assembly factor BamE, with the protein product MALPHKLLAATVIASACSLLAGCQTMSRAWDSAVAWTPTFLHPYRPDVHQGNLVTSEMIGQLEKGMSPEQVQFLLGRPLLQDVFHKDRWDYVYYLNRRSGDTEIRKLTVYFGNDGRVSRWTADQMPDETTADLLILNDKDALEKNKQKKQEAASAPAPADKAKGTAGQPSEPVKESK
- the fur gene encoding ferric iron uptake transcriptional regulator; translated protein: MSESDKRHDQLAELKQAGLKATGPRMKILEIFQRESQKGSRHMSADDIYKELLAENMDIGLATVYRVLTQFEAAGLLTRHHFGEDFATFELDDGYHHDHLVCTRCGAVEEFVDRDIEERQKEIAKRFGFRLESHSLSLYGICPACQKKEREKSGR